In the genome of Streptomyces sp. Tu 3180, the window CTGGTCTGCGTCCACGACCGTCGCGTCAACCGTACGTCCAACGGCCGCGGCGCGGTCTCGGCGCTGGAGCTCTCCGACCTGGCCGCCCTGGACTTCGGCTCCTGGAAGACCCGCGACTCCTTCGGCGGCCGGACCGAGGAGCCCGACTGGGAGCACCGCCCGGAGGACCGGGAGGCCACCTCCGTCCTCACCCTGGAGCGGTTGCTGGAGCTGGTCCTCGACGCGGGACGCCGGGTGGAGCTGGCGATCGAGACCAAACACCCCACGCGGTGGGCGGGCCAGGTGGAGGAACGGCTGCTGCTCCTGCTCAAGCGGTTCGGGCTGGACGCCCCGGCCACGGCCGAGGAGTCCCCGGTGCGCGTGATGAGCTTCTCCGCGCGCTCGCTGCACCGCGTGCGCGCCGCGTCGCCGACGCTGCCGACGGTCTACCTCACGCAGTTCGTCTCGCCCCGGCTGCGCGACGGACGGCTGCCCGCGGGCGTACGGATCGCGGGGCCCTCCCTGCGGATCGCCCGCGGCCACCCCGCGTACATCGAGCGCCTGAAGGAGTCCGGTCACCAGGTGCACGTGTGGACCGTGAACGATCCCCGGGACGTGGACCTCTGCGTCGGCCTCGGGGTGGACGCCATCATCACCAACCGGCCCCGCGCGGTCCTCGACCGGCTCGGCCGCTGACCCGCACGGTTCCCGCAGGACTCTTGACCTCGCGCCCCGGCCCGGCCATCCTCACGTCTCGGCCACACCGACGAAATCCAGCCATGTGATGACAGGGAGTGCTCCGGCGCGTTCGGTGCGTATTCGATCGTTGCGAGTGCGTCACCGCACGAAGGCGTGACGGTTTCCGGTTCAGGCCGATGGGGCATCCACACCGTGGCGTGGGGCGAAGGAGGTCTCGGGGGTGGCGTTGGTGGTGGCACAGGAGGTGCCCACGTCGTCGAGCATGGCCGTACCCCATGGCCCTGCGGGCGTGGGGGAGGCGCGGCGCCGGATGCGCGCGCAGCTGCGCGACGGGGGCGTGGCGGACGCGGTCGTCGACGATGCCGTACTGATCCTGTCCGAACTGCTGAGCAATGCGTGCAGACACGGCCGGCCCCTCGGTGACGCCCTGGCCGGGGACGGCGACGTCCGCGCCGCCTGGCGGGTGGATCCCTGCGGCCGGCTCGTCGTCGAGGTCACGGACGGCGGCGGCCCGACCCGGCCCGCGCCGGCCACCCCGTCGGTCACCGCGCACGGCGGCCGGGGGCTGAACATCGTCACCGCGCTGGCCGACGACTGGGGCGTGCGCGACGAGGTGCCGGGCGAGGTCACCGTGTGGGTCGTCGTCCACAACGACGTGCACGACCCGGACGCCGGGCACCGGCGCGACGACTTCGCCTCCCGGGTGACGGCCCCCGCGGTGTCCTCGATACCCGGGCTGGACTTCGCGGACGCCTTCGACGACCTCGACTGACGGCCGCGGCCGGCGGCCTCGGCCGAGGCCGCGCGGAACCGGTGTCCCGCGTCCGGGGGGCGGCACCCGCGCCGCCCCCGGGGGCGAGCGGGAGGCGCGCTCCGGCGTCCGGGGAGGCGGACCTGGCCGTGGGAAGGCGACGGCACGGCGCGCCACCGGATCCCGTCGGCCGCGGCGTGAACGGCTAGGCTCGGCGCCCGTACGAGACGAGCCGTAACCGGGAGACACCCACGATGGCCAAGAAGCGACCCCAGACGAAGGCCAAGCGCCCGCAGCTCACGGACGGAGAGGTCCCGGTCGTCGGCGCCCGCGAGCCCTGCCCGTGCGGCAGCGGCCGCCGTTACAAGGCCTGCCACGGCCGCGCCGCCGCGCACGCCGTGACCGAGCTGGTGCACCGCCCGTTCGAGGGCCTGCCCGGCGAGTGCGACTGGGTGGCGCTGCGCGAGCTGGTGCCGGCCGCCACCGTCGAGCTGACGCTCAAGGGCGGCCTGCCCGAGGGCGTCCCCTCGGTCACGCTGGCCACCGTGCTGCCGATGGCCTGGCCCGCCCTGCGCCGCGACGACGGCTCGGTCCTGCTCGGCCTGCAGAACGACACCTCCTCCGGCGACATCAGCCGCGACCTGGCCGACACCCTCCAGCGGGCGCTCACCGCCGAGCCCGGCACCCCGGTGCAGGCCCGCCGCGCCCCCGCCGACGGGCCCCGGCTGCAGGACCTGCTCGACCCCGAGGGCGCTTTCGAGCCGGTCGTGCACAGCGGGTTCGAGTTCTGGGTCCCGGACCCGGAGAACGCCACGCCGGACGTCACCGCCTCCCTGGAGCGGGCCAACGCGGCGGCCATCCCGACCGTCAAGCTCGCGGGCGCGGACGCCGCGTACTGGTGCGAGACGCCGGAGAAGAACCACCTGCGGTGGGTCATGCCGCACCCCGAGGAGCGGCTTCTGGACGCTCTCGCGCGGCTGCACGCGGCCGGGCGGTCCTCCCTCGGCGAGGGCACCCGCCTGGTGGGCTCCTTCCGCGCGCACGGGCTCACCGTGCCGGTCTGGGACCTGCCCAGCGGGGTCACGGCCGAGGACGTGGAGAAGCCGGCGGCCGAGTTCGCCGAGCGGCTCGCCGCCGCGCTGGCCGTGGACGCGCCGCTGACCGCCGACGAGCGCCGCGCGCGCGGCGGCCTGACCAACCGCCAGGTCACGCTCAACTGAGGCACCCCGGGGGGGGTCGGGTTCCGCCGGCCGGTGGAACCCGACCCCTCGCGCACCACCGGCCCCGGGGGCAACTCCCGGTGTGTACAGGCCAGTCGGTGACCGGAAAAGCCGAGTTCGAATTTGCGAACCGCCGATCTCTTGTTACCGTTCCAGTAGCCCGGTTGCTGGTGCATCCCCCGTCGCCAGCAACCGGGTCTTTCCGTGCCGGTCGCCGTTCACGGAACGCAATCGCGCGCCGACCGCCCGTTCCCACGGGCCCGTCGCCCCCGAGCGCAGCAGCAACGGCCCTCCTCCGGTCCTCCGGCGCGGTCCGTGAAACCCACGAACCCCAAGAACTCCGCGGATCACCGCGACGCCGCGAGACCGCGAGGGCGAGCGGGCGGGCTCCTCGGCGTGCGGCGCCCGGGCCCCGGCACGACGCGGCACGGCCCCGGAAGACGTGTCTTCCGGGGCCGTGCCGGGCGCGCGGTGCGCACCGGCGTTCCTACATCTCGGGAGCGCTCACACCCGTCCGGGTGAGGGCCTCGACCACGGCGTCCACCACGGCCTCGACGTCGGGCACCCAGGGCGCGGCCGAGCCGGGCAGCGGAGCGCGCTCCCAGCGGACCCCGCCCTGCGCGGTCACGGACGGGGGCAGGGCGAGGTAACCGCCCTCGCCGTGGAAGCGGAGGGAGCCGGGGACGAAGTCCTTGGCGTACAGCAGCTCGCCCAACTGCTCCATGGAGTAGGGCTTCACCAGGATCGACCAGCGGGCCGGCGAGGCGACGACCGGGCCGAGCCGCATGCCGCGGCGGTCGAGCGCGTCGAGGGCGCGGGCGGCCGGCAGGGCGGGCAGCGAGACCGCGCAGGGGGCCTTGCCCCCGGTGGCCAGGATGACGGGGGCCGCCGGCCGGTTGCTCCACCACCAGCGCACCATGCGCGCGTCGGTCGTGGCGGCGAGGAGGCCGGGATCGAAGGGATGGGCGCCCGGCACCGTGCACTCGGGGTCGGGGCAGCCGCAGCGGGACCTGCCGCCCCGCGGATCCGCCGCCACGCCCGGGAGTACGGGCCACTGCCATTCCGTGGCGAACGTCAGGGCCGCGCCGATCAGTTCCGGCCCTCCGTCACCGCGCCGGGACAGGAGCCTGCGTCGCCTTCCGAGGATCTCGCGCATGAGCGCTCGTTCCTTTCCGTTGCACGCCTGGCAACACCGTGGTCCACATCACAACATGTGTCGATCGCTTCACTGTGCGTACCTGTTGGCGCATCACACCCCCGCCCCGGGCAGGGGGAGCCCCCACGGGCCGAGCAAGGGCTGCCTCCGCGGCCGTTCCACCCCTACCGCGTCGGTCGGAAGTACGGGTGCGGCGTGGGGGTGGCGAAGTCTGGCGTTTGCCGTCGCGCGTGGTTCTCTCCGCCTCCGCCACGGGAGGATGGGGCAGGGTCGTCGGTGGTTAAGACGCCCGGGTCCGTCACCAGGTTCCCGGGTGGCTCTCCACCACCCCTGGCCTTCACCGAGTACGTACCCATCACGACCGTCGTGACGCTCCGTCGAGCAAGCCCAGTCGACCGCAATACGCCTCCCCCTGAGGCAGTTTCAAGCCAACTTCATATTTCGGCAAGGGGTCTGCGGGGACTTCTCTCCAGTCCCACGGACACCAGGAATCCCAGCAGGACAATGCTGGACATCTCCTCACGAGTACGTGTACATGTGGAGACACTGCCGGTGACGCAGAATGACATGGGGGTTTGCGATGCTTTTGAGCAGTACGCACCGGTCGGAAAGCCGGACACCATGAACGCCCCGCACCCTCCGAAAGTGGCCGGAATCGATTCGACGGTTCCGGCGCCCGCACACACTGTCGCGTCCGCCGCGGCGGGCACCTCCGCCGCCGCACCGGCACACCCCCAGCACGCACCGGGCGCGCTGCTCCAGGACCGTCTCGCCGGATGGGTCTCCGACCTCACGACCCTCCACGAGCTCACCGAGCGCCTGGCGCGCGTGAACGCGCTGGACGAGGCGCTGCAGGAACTGCTGCGCGCGGGCTCCGCGCTGGTGGGCGCACGGCGCGGGCTCGTCGCCCTGGAACCCGCCGACGGCCTCGGTCCGGACACCACCGTCGGCCTCGGCCTGGCCCGCGCGGACCTCGGCCACATGGAGACGGTGCCGCGCGGCTCCCTGGCCCACGGCAGGATCCTGGACGGACTGCCCGGCGCCGACGACGGCGTCGCCGAGCCCGACCTGTTCGCCGAGAAGGGGCTCGACCCCCGGCACCGCGAGGTCGCCGCGCGCCTCGGCTACGCCGCCAGCTACGCCCTGCCGCTCACCACCGGGACGGCCGGCCGCCTGGGCGCCGCGGTGTGGTTCTACGACGAGCCCGCCGAACCGTCGAAGCGGCAGCGCCACCTCGTCGGCCTGTACGTCCGCCACGCGGCCGAGCACCTCGCCCGGCTCCTCGAGCTCGAGCGCACCCGCGCGCGCATGGCCACCCTGTCCGAGGGGCTGCTGCCCTCGCGCCTGCCGCGCGTCACCGGCGTCCGGCTCTCCGCCCGGCACGCCACCTCACCGCACGGGGCGGCGACTGGTACGACGCGCTGCCCCTGCCGGACGCCGCGCTCGGCCTCGCCGTGGGGTCCGTCACCGGGTCGGGGCCCGGCGCGGTCGCCGCGATGGGGCGGCTGCGGGCGTCCCTGCGCGCGTACGCCGTGATGGAGGGCGAGGATCCGGTCGCCGTCCTGTCCGACCTGGAGCTGCTGCTGCGGCTCACCGAGCCGGCCCGGTCGGCCACCGCACTGTTCGGCTACTGCGAGCCCGCGCTGCGCAGGATCACGCTGGCCGGGGCCGGGCACTGCCCGCCGCTGCTGCTCGGCGAGCGGCGCACGGAGTTCGTGGAGACCTCCGTCTCCGCCCCCCTGGGGATGCTGGCCTGCTGGGAGGCGCCGAGCGTGGAGGTCCACGCGGAACCGGGGG includes:
- a CDS encoding glycerophosphodiester phosphodiesterase; the protein is MTHARQHPTQVVAHRGASEDAPEHTLAAYRKAIEDGADALECDVRLTADGHLVCVHDRRVNRTSNGRGAVSALELSDLAALDFGSWKTRDSFGGRTEEPDWEHRPEDREATSVLTLERLLELVLDAGRRVELAIETKHPTRWAGQVEERLLLLLKRFGLDAPATAEESPVRVMSFSARSLHRVRAASPTLPTVYLTQFVSPRLRDGRLPAGVRIAGPSLRIARGHPAYIERLKESGHQVHVWTVNDPRDVDLCVGLGVDAIITNRPRAVLDRLGR
- a CDS encoding DUF5926 family protein, with translation MAKKRPQTKAKRPQLTDGEVPVVGAREPCPCGSGRRYKACHGRAAAHAVTELVHRPFEGLPGECDWVALRELVPAATVELTLKGGLPEGVPSVTLATVLPMAWPALRRDDGSVLLGLQNDTSSGDISRDLADTLQRALTAEPGTPVQARRAPADGPRLQDLLDPEGAFEPVVHSGFEFWVPDPENATPDVTASLERANAAAIPTVKLAGADAAYWCETPEKNHLRWVMPHPEERLLDALARLHAAGRSSLGEGTRLVGSFRAHGLTVPVWDLPSGVTAEDVEKPAAEFAERLAAALAVDAPLTADERRARGGLTNRQVTLN
- a CDS encoding bifunctional DNA primase/polymerase → MREILGRRRRLLSRRGDGGPELIGAALTFATEWQWPVLPGVAADPRGGRSRCGCPDPECTVPGAHPFDPGLLAATTDARMVRWWWSNRPAAPVILATGGKAPCAVSLPALPAARALDALDRRGMRLGPVVASPARWSILVKPYSMEQLGELLYAKDFVPGSLRFHGEGGYLALPPSVTAQGGVRWERAPLPGSAAPWVPDVEAVVDAVVEALTRTGVSAPEM
- a CDS encoding ATP-binding protein — translated: MAVPHGPAGVGEARRRMRAQLRDGGVADAVVDDAVLILSELLSNACRHGRPLGDALAGDGDVRAAWRVDPCGRLVVEVTDGGGPTRPAPATPSVTAHGGRGLNIVTALADDWGVRDEVPGEVTVWVVVHNDVHDPDAGHRRDDFASRVTAPAVSSIPGLDFADAFDDLD